The Neodiprion virginianus isolate iyNeoVirg1 chromosome 5, iyNeoVirg1.1, whole genome shotgun sequence genome contains a region encoding:
- the LOC124304464 gene encoding LOW QUALITY PROTEIN: cytokine receptor-like (The sequence of the model RefSeq protein was modified relative to this genomic sequence to represent the inferred CDS: substituted 1 base at 1 genomic stop codon) — protein sequence MPGRPPKTDVGSFEIVAKSPSRDVYLYWQSIPEYLENGDNFTXKIVNVEENGDKVNLQPQEITKTYAKFRGINVHSFRFEIVTANCKGANEHKAVIHVPSKLEIPREPDVFTKIAFDDGLYELSWNPPHDSNIVNYTIFWCENDRDKPHQCTGYLGWVHVHRDVTVYNITVPDPRKVYQFVIAANTDRASSGMVWTSCTAIHNGVIRKMKSVWINHPESHLIEIGWKLKCTDRIGIVEGFKIYYCPIVSPENLNCTGAKLNRTVKADPQTTHGVVSDLKPYTTYMVSIAVLTKNGEGPQSDRQYTTTREGAPTVPVNVVVKNVTNTAMVVEWEAPSTMNGVLRYYHVHYNQNTTRFEGAHGNTTQVVIQGLKPHTHYNISVSACTVTCGNLSTPIDRWTDIRVQKNRK from the exons A TGCCAGGACGACCACCAAAGACGGATGTTGGAAGTTTCGAGATTGTCGCAAAGAGTCCAAGCAGGGATGTATACTTATATTGGCAATCAATTCCGGAATATTTGGAAAACGGAGACAACTTCACGTAGAAGATTGTTAATGTCGAAGAGAATGGCGACAAGGTGAATCTCCAGCCGCAAGAGATCACCAAAACTTATGCAAAGTTCAGAGGCATCAATGTTCACAGCTTTAGATTTGAAATTGTAACTGCCAACTGTAAAGGAGCGAACGAGCATAAGGCTGTGATACATGTTCCGAGTAAACTCGAAA tacCACGGGAACCAGATGTGTTTACGAAAATTGCATTTGACGATGGTCTCTATGAGCTGTCGTGGAATCCACCGCATGATTCGAACATTGTAAATTACACAATATTCTGGTGCGAGAACGATCGTGACAAACCACATCAATGCACT GGGTACCTTGGCTGGGTTCACGTACATCGGGACGTAACCGTATACAACATTACGGTACCTGATCCAAGAAAAGTCTACCAATTCGTGATAGCGGCGAATACAGATCGGGCTAGCAGCGGTATGGTATGGACTTCGTGTACCGCCATCCACAACGGTGTAATCCGGAAGATGAAGTCTGTATGGATAAATCATCCCGAGTCGCACCTGATTGAAATTGGTTGGAAGCTGAAGTGCACAGATCGCATAGGCATTGTTGAAggttttaaaatatattattgccCCATTGTATCACCGGAGAACTTAAACTGTACGGGTGCGAAATTAAACAGAACCGTGAAGGCTGACCCTCAGACAACGCACGGCGTCGTGAGCGACTTGAAGCCCTATACTACATACATGGTATCCATAGCAGTATTAACAAAGAACGGCGAGGGACCTCAAAGTGACCGGCAATATACCACGACACGTGAGGGAGCGCCCACCGTGCCTGTCAATGTTGTGGTTAAAAACGTAACGAACACAGCTATGGTGGTTGAATGGGAAGCCCCATCTACTATGAACGGAGTTTTACGATATTATCATGTCCATTACAACCAAAATACGACAAGATTCGAGGGAGCCCACGGTAACACTACCCAAGTAGTGATTCAAGGCCTCAAACCGCACACGCACTACAACATCAGCGTCTCGGCATGTACCGTTACATGCGGCAATCTCTCCACACCGATAGATCGTTGGACTGACATTCGAGTTCAGAAGAACCGGAAGTAA
- the LOC124304461 gene encoding cytokine receptor-like: MGKMCHLINSSITWGLNVLCLVFFLTIRGVRGSQSCAPGLDFIGRTWPQGDIQLEYGEPLKIYCILDETLMESRYPGKSSLDLVFFRNGRQIEPEHVTLINETTIAMYIEKPEPSSDVYICKLRLNNGYEQQYEDICMNKVIIGFKPKEPLNFSCVSQNWENLTCTWVPAPNHIATKFSLGYKLPGRIGGRTTFKCPEPKSDQKLPPNTCMWDASTDPSYRVFHENFKFVLTAENFLGTKVFNYPIHHYAHVIPAKPVGLSVVNKTSSSVLLHWKVPYPMGTFPPGQHYKVSYQSEWDDPKKWETKYITTGVHESLKYFNLSDLPYANAAYKVRVFGKSSLAVGEGKWSESSNLNFRTTATLPGQSPKTAMGSFETVVKRSSRDVYIYWQAIPAYFENGENFTYEVFGMKEDGKLLYLKPDEITKSYALFKELSLNSNFKFEIVAINCVGVNERKATIHVPSENRRPKEPTSITKTTFDGRLFKLSWDAPSSTDIVNQTIFWCENMWDRPYQCSGYLDWITVTPNMRVYNITVPDETKLYQFAVAANTDQGSSGMAWTTCTVIHNSVVGKMDSVWVNNVESRLIEVGWKLKCSDRTDSVNGFVVYYCPIESPKYHNCKGSKLSKIVPGDRNTIHGIVDGLKPYTTYMLSVAVLTNNGEGPDSDPIFATTIETAPSSPENVIATVTGTAITVEWKPPSDVNGVLRYYTVHYDQEPKDHNQQIETEERTVIRDLEPDTVYNVRVSACTVMCGKRSSQILVRTETAIKHGSNAPKPKSDVPDEDEENPNQSRHLSTNAIPADLDDRKCLSIQRQVTKSQQQAKLAQEEAARAIDIFFESCVRPVGLDFGR; encoded by the exons ATGGGAAAGATGTGCCATTTGATTAACTCCTCCATTACTTGGGGTTTAAACGTCCTGTGTCTTGTGTTTTTCCTAACCATACGAGGGGTTCGTGGAAGTCAATCATGCGCCCCTGGCCTAGACTTTATAGGAA GAACGTGGCCACAAGGTGACATACAATTAGAGTACGGAGAGCCCTTGAAGATATACTGTATCCTGGATGAGACTCTCATGGAATCAAGGTATCCTGGTAAAAGCTCCTTGGACTTGGTATTTTTTCGAAATGGTAGACAAATCGAACCCGAGCATGTTACTCTCATCAACGAAACAACTATTGCGATGTATATCGAAAAACCAGAACCATCAAGCGACGTCTACATTTGTAAACTCAGATTGAATAACGGCTACGAGCAACAGTATGAGGACATTTGTATGAACAAAGTTATTATTGGGT tCAAACCTAAAGAACCATTGAATTTCTCTTGCGTATCGCAAAACTGGGAAAATCTTACCTGTACGTGGGTGCCAGCACCCAATCATATCGCAACTAAATTCTCTCTGGGTTACAAGCTACCTGGTAGAATCGGTGGAAGGACAACTTTTAAATGCCCGGAACCAAAGAGTGACCAAAAGCTACCTCCAAACACTTGTATGTGGGACGCTTCTACGGACCCCTCATACAGAGTGTTCCATGAAAACTTCAAATTTGTGCTGACTGCTGAAAACTTTTTAGGAACCAAAGTTTTCAATTATCCAATTCATCATTATGCGCATG TGATTCCAGCGAAGCCTGTCGGCTTATCGGTCGTCAATAAAACTTCTTCTAGCGTTTTGCTTCATTGGAAGGTGCCTTATCCAATGGGAACCTTCCCCCCAGGTCAACACTACAAGGTTTCTTATCAGAGCGAATGGGATGATCCGAAGAAGTGGGAG ACGAAATACATAACAACTGGAGTACACGAAagtctaaaatatttcaatctgAGCGATTTGCCGTACGCGAACGCGGCTTACAAGGTCAGAGTTTTCGGCAAAAGTTCGCTGGCAGTCGGTGAAGGTAAATGGAGTGAATcgagcaatttgaatttcagaacCACAGCCACAC TACCAGGTCAATCACCAAAGACGGCTATGGGAAGTTTCGAGACGGTAGTAAAACGCAGCAGTAGAGACGTGTACATATATTGGCAAGCTATTCCAGCATACTTTGAAAACGGAGAAAACTTTACGTACGAAGTTTTTGGCATGAAAGAAGACGGAAAACTTTTATACCTAAAGCCAGACGAGATAACCAAAAGCTACGCACTGTTCAAAGAACTGAGTTTGAactcaaatttcaaatttgaaatcgtAGCGATCAACTGCGTCGGAGTAAATGAACGGAAAGCTACGATACACGTTCCTAGTGAGAATCGAA GGCCAAAGGAACCGACTTCAATTACAAAAACCACGTTTGACGGGCGTCTCTTCAAACTATCCTGGGATGCACCGTCTTCCACGGACATTGTCAATCAAACGATATTTTGGTGCGAGAACATGTGGGACCGACCTTACCAATGCTCC GGATATCTCGACTGGATTACCGTCACTCCGAACATGAGGGTCTATAACATCACAGTCCCGGATGAAACGAAACTCTACCAATTCGCAGTAGCGGCAAACACGGATCAAGGTAGCAGCGGTATGGCATGGACCACATGCACGGTGATCCACAACTCAGTTGTTGGGAAGATGGATTCGGTATGGGTTAATAATGTCGAGTCAAGGCTGATCGAGGTCGGATGGAAGCTGAAGTGTTCCGACAGAACGGACAGTGTGAATGGTTTCGTCGTTTACTATTGCCCAATAGAAAGCCCCAAGTACCACAACTGCAAAGGCTCGAAGTTGAGCAAAATAGTGCCTGGTGACCGTAACACAATTCACGGTATCGTGGACGGCTTGAAACCCTACACAACCTACATGTTGTCCGTAGCCGTGTTGACCAATAACGGAGAGGGACCCGATAGTGACCCGATCTTCGCTACGACCATTGAGACAGCCCCAAGTTCACCTGAGAATGTCATTGCGACTGTCACAGGCACGGCCATCACCGTTGAATGGAAACCACCATCTGATGTAAATGGTGTTCTACGATACTACACGGTGCATTATGATCAGGAACCAAAAGACCACAATCAACAGATCGAAACTGAGGAAAGAACGGTGATTCGAGATCTCGAACCCGACACGGTATACAACGTCAGAGTGTCTGCATGCACAGTTATGTGTGGCAAACGGTCCTCCCAGATATTAGTCCGGACTGAGACTGCGATTAAGCATGGTTCTAACGCACCTAAACCAAAGTCAGATGTTCCAGATGAGGATGAGGAAAATCCGAACCAGTCTCGTCATTTGAGCACTAATGCGATACCAGCAGACCTAGACGATAGAAAATGTCTCTCAATACAGAGGCAAGTGACAAAATCTCAACAACAAGCTAAATTAGCTCAAGAAGAGGCAGCGAGAGCCATCGATATCTTTTTCGAGTCGTGCGTGAGACCCGTTGGCTTAGATTTTGGTCGTTAA